In Amyelois transitella isolate CPQ chromosome 5, ilAmyTran1.1, whole genome shotgun sequence, one DNA window encodes the following:
- the LOC106131778 gene encoding neural cell adhesion molecule 2, with translation MKFLFVFVFSVSFYKSCAQNVYEQVEAVLERTAELPCNVSAENENDKLIVLAWYKDGESTAFYSSRDLRVGNGTVSSADKRYRLVNSGDVDQVILQILDTRTSDAGRYMCHADFASSPALKTYIELAVIEPPKQLWVIYENGSRVATSRAGANTSRNIGPFYVGDTIQLYCVAYKGKPQPSVFWWSKKRILKIKDALTPLSEERMRSDLTYGPLEREDHGHVLTCFAKNNDHTTPLYIDVVINMFLPPALVALRDPEGKDFNGGRVAAGDTLALQCRVIDARPSPTIVWRLNEEVIQLEQNVTMDTGQRLVVSDVQLNVKREHDESRVTCCAPAYSRTENRLVCATPLALLVSYKPVLQIVVTEELDNNVLYAAKGATVVLKCVFDANPAPYLITWFHEENEVFREDSLPLKGLLVLENITVVEQGEYACAADNDVGYDYSEPLVINVTYPAYCKREDIVQYGIREEESVNITCEVDANPPPSSYRWVVVKDAVNASTLRNHSQITMDTEEPVLVYQRPNDTMYSTIFCWGINNVSSSGQSHTPCVSLVSDETPPWPPTGCIALKNSVEDIEINCEKGHDGGSPQKFLCIVRSISAPEIIFTSITRSEPTFVVNEPNEEGYEIIIIAANDKGNSTLVEISKSEVIKIPVEEIIPSAVEDITTLTLALCGGVALVALAACGLVLCARERAERADLPRERPDPPLCAYNTEESNCETYHDSDDSECNVRRTESFRRAMAKYPSKNFDVRRTSSFHSARYMNEMAEQEAASKFNEGLRHSASCRMHSLQNISRKRDMDALCDHLVMHLPPETNYPAPRPINTFYTMPRKMRNKLAKELSDETSEITQASDQFSLPPPPDEYGTYRAGTRIRDVPPKATPTYTTIVRKISPKEQQKQQYNNVIISPMNTVGLPTISGQQSVYSYPDDHQNQHALQATPATLTTFQNYSSPKESGL, from the exons ATGAAATTCttgtttgtatttgtattttctgtttctttttataaatcatgTGCACAAAATGTTTATGAGCAAG TTGAAGCAGTGTTAGAGCGCACTGCGGAACTGCCTTGCAATGTAAGTGCggaaaatgaaaatgacaaACTGATTGTCCTTGCCTGGTATAAAGATGGAGAGTCGACTGCATTCTACag CAGTCGAGACCTGCGCGTGGGCAACGGCACTGTTTCGTCAGCGGACAAGCGGTACCGACTCGTCAACTCCGGGGATGTGGACCAAGTTATTCTGCAAATCCTTGATACTCGAACATCGGATGCAGGTCGATACATGTGCCACGCTGACTTCGCATCCAGTCCTGCACTTAAGACTTACATTGAACTCGCGGTCATAG AGCCACCGAAACAACTTTGGGTGATCTATGAAAATGGAAGCCGCGTGGCAACCTCGCGGGCGGGCGCCAATACCAGCAGAAACATCGGCCCATTTTATGTTGGCGACACTATACAGTTATATTGTGTTGCGTACAAGG GCAAACCGCAGCCATCTGTTTTCTGGTGGTCCAAGAAGCGTATACTGAAAATCAAGGACGCGCTGACGCCGCTATCAGAGGAGCGCATGCGCAGCGACCTCACATACGGGCCCTTGGAGCGTGAAGACCACGGCCACGTGCTCACCTGCTTCGCCAAAAACAACGACCACACTACACCGCTATATATCGATGTTGTCATCAATATGTTCT TGCCGCCAGCACTGGTAGCTCTACGCGACCCTGAAGGAAAGGATTTCAATGGTGGCCGAGTAGCGGCAGGTGACACCTTAGCGCTGCAGTGTCGAGTTATTGACGCCCGCCCCTCTCCTACGATCGTATGGAGACTGAATGAAGAAGTCATTCAACTGGAACAGAATGTCAcg ATGGACACGGGTCAGCGGCTAGTAGTGAGCGACGTGCAATTGAACGTCAAGCGAGAACACGACGAGTCGCGAGTAACTTGTTGCGCGCCGGCCTATAGCCGGACTGAAAATCGGCTTGTGTGCGCCACACCGCTCGCGCTGCTAGTCTCGT ACAAGCCTGTTTTACAAATAGTGGTCACAGAAGAATTAGACAACAACGTTCTGTATGCCGCAAAAGGCGCAACTGTAGTCCTAAAATGTGTCTTCGATGCGAACCCGGCTCCGTACTTAATCACATGGTTTCACGAG GAAAATGAAGTATTTCGAGAAGACAGTCTTCCTCTGAAAGGTTTATTGGTGTTAGAGAACATAACAGTGGTAGAACAAGGGGAATACGCATGCGCTGCGGACAACGACGTGGGCTACGACTACAGCGAGCCTCTTGTTATCAACGTAACTT ACCCTGCTTATTGTAAGCGCGAAGATATAGTCCAATACGGGATCCGCGAAGAGGAGAGTGTGAACATAACCTGCGAAGTGGACGCCAATCCACCGCCCTCGTCGTACCGCTGGGTGGTCGTTAAGGACGCTGTTAACGCCAGCACACTACGGAACCACTCGCAGATCACAATGGACACTGAGGAACCGGTACTGGTGTACCAGAGGCCAAATGACACCATGTATA GTACAATTTTCTGTTGGGGCATCAACAACGTGTCCAGTAGCGGGCAATCGCACACGCCGTGCGTGTCGCTGGTGAGCGACGAAACGCCGCCGTGGCCGCCCACCGGCTGCATCGCGCTCAAGAACTCTGTAGAAGACATCGAAATTAACTGCGAAAAGGGCCATGATGGCGGATCACCACAG AAATTCCTTTGCATCGTGAGATCGATATCAGCGCCCGAAATTATATTCACGTCAATAACCAGATCGGAACCTACGTTCGTCGTGAATGAGCCCAACGAAGAAGGATACGAAATTATAATCATAGCTGCCAACGACAAGGGAAATAGCACTTTAGTGGAAATTAGTAAAAGcgaagttataaaaataccaG TTGAGGAGATAATTCCGAGTGCGGTGGAGGACATAACGACGTTAACCCTGGCGCTATGCGGCGGCGTGGCGCTGGTGGCGCTGGCGGCGTGCGGGCTGGTGTTATGCGCGCGCGAGCGAGCCGAGCGAGCGGACCTCCCGCGCGAGCGGCCGGACCCGCCGCTCTGCGCTTATAACACCGAAG AATCAAATTGCGAGACTTATCACGACAGTGACGACAGCGAATGCAATGTTCGCCGCACGGAGTCGTTTCGTAGAGCGATGGCCAAATATCCTTCCAAAAATTTCGACGTCCGAAGAACCAGCTCATTCCACTCGGCGCGGTACATGAACGAAATGGCGGAGCAAGAAGCCGCTAGCAAGTTTAATGAAGGACTACGACATAGCGCAAGCTGCAGAATGCATTCTCTACAAAACATTAGCAGAAAACGAGATATGGATGCCCTGTGTGATCATTTAGTAATGCATTTGCCGCCAGAGACGAATTATCCAGCTCCTAGACCT ATAAACACATTCTACACAATGCCTAGGAAAATGCGCAATAAGCTCGCCAAAGAGCTGAGCGATGAAACGTCAGAAATCACTCAAGCGTCGGACCAATTTTCGTTGCCGCCTCCTCCCGACGAGTACGGCACATACCGCGCGGGCACCAGAATACGAGACGTACCCCCGAAAGCAACTCCTACCTACACAACAATTGTCAGAAAAATCTCTCCGAAAGAACAGCAGAAACAGCAATACAATAACGTTATAATATCACCGATGAATACAGTTGGTTTGCCCACTATAAGTGGTCAGCAAAGCGTTTACAGCTACCCCGATGACCATCAAAATCAACAC GCACTCCAGGCGACACCCGCAACATTAAcaacttttcaaaactattctAGTCCTAAGGAATCTGGATTATAA
- the LOC106131896 gene encoding nuclear pore complex protein Nup154, which translates to MPSVINTIIDGSRQIDATKMQLESLELAGCTLDRYINADNSRPSFLEITGIAAQRSPTCSGLNAGDYRNLAALLNHPNLSQLKILNKVPLPPEIMEHFAHMQCHCLMGVFPEISRVWLAIDSNIYVWAFEHGSDVAYFDGLGETIVSVGLVKPKPGVFQSFVKYLLVLTTTVEIVVLGVTFSASKNDTNSEFQEIHLVPEPVFVLPTDGVSMMSVKSTAKGRIFMGGKDGCLYEITYQAQLGWFGKHCKKVNHSTSALSFLVPSFLNAALYDEDPIVKIEVDNSRHILYTLSEKGCIEVFDLGNDGESLSRVVRLTQGKIVSSAMDIVKTLEASNFKPVVAISAVDESESEHLNLVAVTQTGARLYFSTGSGDASQGGSQRPQYLTLLHVRLPPGFTPNASVLKPKQVHSAVYENGTLVMVCSAGGGGEAETLWCLSRVLPGGTAFSEAHTVLALDGPAWALTQLPPQHATHLSPALLSKREAWQVSRWAVVTGAGAALLAAGAAPELLRQLLRDCRGADAAPVSDFFQLHDVEQACACALYLACEDTSSADLTINEWAARAFFLYGSQMTPTLVFHQQNSQMPSNIASPKFSPRQMSTPMTIRGPQGQIQHGKLNHSYQQGQMNQSFPASPNQSGVLQSPFHQNLLSPTPFNQSSFVGNMSQQRDPNFPVQVEYSAKHNGLYIYVGRILAPIWNLKCVSKSSTPDRKEFMSSTVTGADVSHVSSRLQRAAGFMQRPLAAPHSDEQASLHALNTFIAMAIEMLSLWKVLCEHQFHVIASSLPPEQQSALQAASFRELLVGGQEVACLLLGSLVAGYLRDNASVDGISQKLRQLCPTLYRQEDAICSKANELLMFAKQQKNSAEREEMLQQALKLCKDVAPNVNLPLVCSRLVTSGFYSGVVELCVVCASKLDPQNKALHYYKSDQPSQDREGQLLYFRRMEIYREVGNALERLYERSVESSSGEPSPHRAPRPANDSLLTLSPADANYQGRKLVWECLSCDDELLHVAVYEWLVSKNLGSELVSLGGAPPPSLRTYLQAAARAAPPRDSLLLLDLLWKVLEKCGDHCAAAAVLEGLATRPGSGATLSQRMSWLSAGVVCLRGAGGAEGGGGELLRRLEEAAEVARVQAAVRAAANALPRALQPPHHLMQRLDDELLDIPQLYEEYADRYNLWECKLAIVQCSGHNDALLVENIWSNILAEAEANARSVPTADERLATVLSKLTTLGREYVNTGHCFPLYFIVRQLEIMSCKLQADQSMVFKAILNIGVSLEQVLDIYIKLVSVNERVWLGCGDETHVCGVAALLLSSARPALAALPPAHRRRALARCKELYDAALSATQVTTHVCGVAALLLSSARPALAALPPAHRRRALARCKELYDAALSATQVTTHVCGVAALLLSSARPALAALPPAHRRRALARCKELYDAALSATQARPNTQHLIDKLTVAQAHLDRMD; encoded by the exons atgcccagtgtaataaatacaattatagACGGTTCTCGTCAAATAGACGCTACCAAGATGCAATTAGAAAGCCTTGAATTGGCGGGTTGCACCCTGGACCGGTACATAAACGCCGATAATTCGCGCCCTTCATTCTTagag atTACAGGCATAGCTGCACAAAGAAGCCCAACATGCAGTGGTTTAAATGCAGGAGATTACAGAAACTTAGCTGCTCTACTCAATCATCCCAACTTATCacaactaaaaatattaaacaaagtgCCATTGCCACCAGAAATTATGGAACATTTTGCCC aTATGCAGTGCCATTGTTTAATGGGAGTTTTCCCAGAAATAAGCAGAGTATGGCTGGCAATAGACAGTAACATTTATGTGTGGGCCTTCGAACATGGCAGTGATGTGGCTTATTTTGATGGACTGGGGGAAACCATAGTTAGTGTCGGCCTAGTAAAACCAAAGCCTGGTGTCTTCCAAagttttgtcaaatatttactAGTCTTAACTACTACTGTGGAAATAGTTGTATTAG GTGTAACATTTTCTGCAAGTAAAAATGATACAAATAGTGAATTTCAGGAGATTCACTTAGTACCGGAGCCAGTGTTTGTTTTGCCAACTGATGGTGTTTCTATGATGTCAGTTAAATCAACAGCCAAGGGCAGAATTTTTATGGGTGGCAAAGATGGATGTCTCTATGAAATCACTTATCAG GCTCAATTAGGTTGGTTTggaaaacattgtaaaaaagtTAACCATTCAACTAGTGCATTATCTTTCCTAGTGCCTTCATTCTTAAATGCTGCATTATATGATGAGGATCCAATTGTAAAGATTGAAGTAGATAACTCAAGACACATTTTGTATACATTAAGTGAGAAAGGCTGTATAGAAGTATTTGATCTGGGAAATGACGGTGAAAGCTTAAGCAGAGTTGTAAGGCTGACACAAGGCAAAATTGTGTCCTCAGCAATGGATATTGTCAA GACACTAGAGGCTAGTAACTTTAAACCAGTGGTAGCAATATCAGCAGTGGATGAATCAGAGTCAGAACATTTGAACCTAGTGGCTGTTACACAAACAGGAGCAAGACTGTATTTTAGTACTGGGAGTGGGGA TGCGAGTCAAGGTGGGTCACAAAGACCTCAGTACCTCACACTCCTCCATGTGAGGCTACCGCCTGGATTCACACCAAACGCATCAGTACTCAAACCTAAACAAGTGCATAGTGCTGTATATGAAAATG GAACACTAGTGATGGTGTGTTCTGCTGGCGGTGGTGGAGAAGCAGAGACGCTGTGGTGTCTCTCACGGGTGCTGCCGGGGGGGACTGCCTTCAGCGAGGCTCACACTGTCCTGGCATTAGACGGCCCTGCATGGGCATTAACGCAGCTGCCTCCGCAACACGCCACGCATCTGTCTCCGGCATTGTTGTCCAAGAGAG AAGCGTGGCAAGTATCGCGGTGGGCCGTGGTGACGGGAGCGGGGGCGGCGCTCCTGGCGGCGGGGGCGGCGCCCGAGCTACTGCGACAGCTGCTGCGAGACTGCCGCGGGGCCGACGCCGCGCCTGTCAGCGACTTCTTTCAG TTGCACGACGTGGAGCAAGCGTGCGCGTGCGCATTATATCTGGCGTGTGAGGACACGTCCAGCGCTGACCTCACCATCAACGAGTGGGCCGCTAGGGCTTTCTTTTTGTACGGGAGCCAAATGACCCCCACACTGGTATTCCATCAACAAAATTCTCAGATGCCATCCAATATAG CTTCTCCAAAGTTCTCGCCTCGCCAAATGTCCACACCGATGACGATACGAGGCCCTCAAGGCCAAATACAGCATGGAAAATTGAACCATTCCTACCAGCAGGGCCAAATGAATCAGTCGTTTCCGGCATCACCAAACCAATCTGGAGTACTACAGTCAccttttcatcaaaatttgcTCAGTCCAACACCCTTTAATCAGTCTTCATTTGTTGGTAACATGTCGCAACAACGAGATCCAAATTTCCCTGTTCAAGTGGAATACAGTGCTAAACATAACGGactgtatatatatgttgGAAGAATTCTTGCTCCAATCTGGAATCTTAAATGCGTCTCTAAATCCTCGACACCGGACCGGAAAGAATTT ATGAGCAGCACGGTGACGGGCGCGGACGTGTCGCACGTGAGCTCCCGCCTGCAGCGCGCGGCCGGCTTCATGCAGCGCCCCCTCGCGGCGCCGCACTCCGACGAGCAAGCCTCTCTGCACGCGCTCAACACGTTCATCG CAATGGCGATTGAAATGCTTAGTCTATGGAAGGTGCTATGTGAGCATCAATTTCACGTCATCGCCTCAAGTCTACCACCGGAACAACAGAGCGCGCTTCAAGCGGCTAGCTTTag GGAATTATTAGTAGGCGGGCAAGAAGTTGCGTGCTTGTTACTAGGGTCTTTGGTAGCTGGTTACCTTCGGGACAATGCGTCTGTGGACGGAatttctcaaaaactacgACAACTTTGTCCTACCTTGTATAGACAAGAGGATGCCATATGttcaaaa GCAAATGAGCTATTGATGTTTGCAAAACAACAGAAGAATTCTGCGGAACGCGAGGAAATGCTGCAACAAGCTTTGAAACTTTGCAAG GACGTGGCACCGAACGTGAACCTGCCATTAGTATGCTCGCGACTAGTGACATCTGGTTTCTACTCTGGTGTGGTGGAATTGTGTGTGGTCTGCGCTAGTAAACTGGACCCCCAGAACAAGGCGTTACACTACTACAAGAGCGATCAACCCTCTCAAGATAGAGAGGGCCAGCTTCTCTATTTTAGGAG AATGGAGATCTACCGCGAGGTTGGCAACGCCCTTGAGCGGTTGTACGAGCGTAGCGTGGAGTCTTCGTCCGGGGAACCGTCTCCACACCGCGCGCCCAGGCCTGCTAACGACTCTTTGCTGACTCTATCTCCAGCTGATGCTAACTATCAG GGAAGAAAATTAGTATGGGAATGTCTTTCGTGCGACGATGAACTACTTCACGTTGCAGTGTATGAATGGCTGGTATCTAAAAATCTGGGCTCAG AGTTGGTATCGCTGGGCGGCGCTCCCCCGCCGTCGCTGCGCACGTACCTGCAAGCGGCGGCCCGCGCGGCGCCGCCTCGCGACTCGCTGCTGCTGCTGGACCTGCTGTGGAAGGTCCTGGAGAAGTGCGGCGACCACTGCGCCGCCGCGGCCGTGCTCGAGGGGCTCGCCACCAGACCGGG GTCGGGCGCAACTCTGTCGCAGCGCATGTCGTGGCTGTCGGCGGGGGTGGTGTGCCTGCGGGGCGCGGGGGGCGCGGAGGGCGGCGGCGGGGAGCTGCTGCGGCGGCTGGAGGAGGCGGCGGAAGTGGCCAGGGTGCAGGCTGCAGTGCGTGCGGCCGCCAATGCGCTACCGAGAGCGCTGCAACCCCCACACCATCTCATGCAGCGGCTGGACGACGAGCTGCTCGATATACCACAG CTTTACGAAGAATACGCGGACCGCTACAACCTGTGGGAGTGCAAACTCGCCATCGTGCAATGTTCCGGGCACAACGACGCCCTACTGGTGGAGAATATCTGGAGCAACATTTTGGCCGAAGCGGAGGCGAATGCTCGCTCTGTGCCCACGGCCGACGAGCGGCTGGCCACCGTGCTCAGCAAGCTCACCACGCTCGGCCGCGAGTACGTCAATACTGGACACTGCTTCCCACTTT ATTTTATTGTGCGTCAGTTAGAAATTATGAGCTGCAAATTACAAGCTGATCAAAGTATGGTTTTTAAAGCGATCTTAAACATTGGAGTATCTTTAGAACAAGTTTtggatatttatataaa ACTGGTGAGCGTGAACGAGCGCGTGTGGCTCGGCTGCGGCGACGAGACGCACGTGTGCGGCGTGGCGGCGCTGTTGCTGAGCAGCGCCCGGCCCGCGCTGGCCGCGCTGCCGCCCGCGCACCGCCGCCGTGCGCTCGCGCGCTGCAAGGAGCTATACGACGCCGCGCTCTCTGCTACACAGGTAACT ACGCACGTGTGCGGCGTGGCGGCGCTGTTGCTGAGCAGCGCCCGGCCCGCGCTGGCCGCGCTGCCGCCCGCGCACCGCCGCCGTGCGCTCGCGCGCTGCAAGGAGCTATACGACGCCGCGCTCTCTGCTACACAGGTAACT ACGCACGTGTGCGGCGTGGCGGCGCTGTTGCTGAGCAGCGCCCGGCCCGCGCTGGCCGCGCTGCCGCCCGCGCACCGCCGCCGTGCGCTCGCGCGCTGCAAGGAGCTATACGACGCCGCGCTCTCTGCTACACAG GCCCGTCCTAATACACAACATCTCATCGACAAACTTACAGTGGCGCAGGCGCATTTAGATCGTATggattaa